The following nucleotide sequence is from bacterium.
CTTGAAGGCAATTTCTTATGGCACAGATTGCTATCCCAGAAAAGAACTTGATACCTGGATTAATATTAAAGACTTAAATGAGGCAGTGCTATTTAATCCAAGAAATTGCTACCAGAACTATAATGTTGCAGTAAATCTTTCAAATAAAGTTATCTATACCTATATGGGAGTATTACAACCCAAATTGGGTAATGCTAATTACTGTAGTGCCGGCCAGCTGTCTCCTTTATTCAACGACCCATTGTATTTAACCATAGGTGTTGGCACAAGGATATTTTTAGGCGGTGGGACAGGTTATGTTATCTGGCAGGGAACACAGCATAATCCTAATGTTCCTCGAGGTAAAAATGATGTCCCTAAATGTTCAGCCGGCACTCTATCAGTATTAGGAGATTTAAAACAAATGAGTCCAGAATGGTTGAGGGGAGTAAGTATGACTGGTTATGGCGTATCATTAGCCGTAGGAATTGGCATACCTATTCCAATACTTAATGAAGAAATTTGCCGATATACCGCAGTTAAAGACGAAGAAATATATACCCAGATTGTAGATTACAGTTCTGCATACCCGCAGGCAAAACCAGAAAGTTTAGGTGAAGTAAATTATGCCCAACTCAAAAGTGGAAAAATATTCCTTGATGGTAAA
It contains:
- a CDS encoding homocysteine biosynthesis protein; this translates as LKAISYGTDCYPRKELDTWINIKDLNEAVLFNPRNCYQNYNVAVNLSNKVIYTYMGVLQPKLGNANYCSAGQLSPLFNDPLYLTIGVGTRIFLGGGTGYVIWQGTQHNPNVPRGKNDVPKCSAGTLSVLGDLKQMSPEWLRGVSMTGYGVSLAVGIGIPIPILNEEICRYTAVKDEEIYTQIVDYSSAYPQAKPESLGEVNYAQLKSGKIFLDGKEIPTGGLSSYAKAREIANILKEWILKGKFFLSEPVQMLPSVGSTVNFKPLKEIVTV